In Sphingomonas sp. LR60, the following are encoded in one genomic region:
- a CDS encoding PEPxxWA-CTERM sorting domain-containing protein — MIPDLPPTSRIGGLKGMSPSGGPMRVADNSVIEMSRAGVRCRPASETFVGETAAAIDDMCLNQGRGGCKALKPTYFAFCGVMDAALTIFSATLYRRPPRHGALPLSWGARKMKTYLLAAAAMMLLAGNASAQNLVKNGGFEQSSVDGSRQFKGNQVNDWTNQSFDPATHYTGYGYNFLIQGDGPDGDGFYSLNNDHDHIFGQLGSISTSVTNNMGTYTNNLSAIGYSGANFDKHGYNYLLLDGDANYHGTVSQAITGLEVGKLYTVSFDWAGVTWFTQDGQTTQRFDVSLGGETHSTQTLTVAPKGFSGWKTESLNFTATGTTQTLSFLAQGTPTGLPPALLLDNVSLMGAVPEPGTWMTMILGLGVVGAAMRRRKPSDRTRTQLV; from the coding sequence GTGATCCCAGACCTGCCGCCGACATCAAGGATCGGCGGGCTGAAGGGCATGTCGCCATCTGGCGGACCGATGCGCGTTGCCGACAACAGCGTCATCGAAATGTCGCGCGCCGGCGTTAGGTGCCGCCCGGCATCCGAGACTTTCGTCGGAGAAACTGCGGCGGCGATAGATGACATGTGTCTCAATCAGGGACGCGGTGGCTGCAAGGCATTGAAACCTACGTATTTCGCTTTTTGCGGCGTGATGGATGCCGCGTTGACCATTTTCTCCGCAACTCTTTATCGGCGACCGCCAAGACACGGCGCATTGCCGCTGTCGTGGGGGGCAAGAAAAATGAAGACGTACCTATTGGCCGCTGCGGCCATGATGCTGCTCGCCGGTAACGCATCGGCGCAGAACCTCGTCAAGAACGGCGGGTTCGAGCAGAGCAGCGTGGACGGTAGCCGCCAGTTCAAGGGCAACCAGGTCAACGACTGGACCAACCAGTCTTTCGATCCCGCCACGCACTACACCGGTTATGGCTATAACTTCCTGATCCAGGGCGACGGCCCGGACGGCGACGGTTTCTACTCGCTGAACAACGACCATGATCATATCTTCGGTCAGCTGGGCAGCATTTCGACGAGCGTGACCAACAATATGGGCACGTACACCAACAACCTGTCGGCCATCGGTTACAGCGGCGCGAACTTCGACAAGCACGGGTACAACTACCTGCTGCTCGACGGTGACGCGAACTATCACGGCACTGTCAGCCAAGCCATCACCGGCCTGGAAGTCGGCAAGCTGTATACGGTGTCGTTCGACTGGGCGGGCGTGACCTGGTTCACGCAGGATGGCCAGACGACGCAGCGCTTCGATGTGTCGCTGGGTGGCGAGACGCATTCGACCCAAACGCTGACCGTGGCGCCGAAGGGCTTCTCGGGCTGGAAGACGGAGTCGCTGAACTTCACCGCGACCGGCACCACCCAGACGCTGTCGTTCCTGGCGCAGGGCACCCCGACCGGGCTGCCGCCGGCGCTGCTGCTCGACAACGTCTCGCTGATGGGCGCGGTGCCGGAGCCGGGCACGTGGATGACGATGATCCTGGGCCTCGGCGTGGTCGGCGCAGCGATGCGTCGCCGCAAGCCGAGCGACCGGACCCGCACGCAGCTGGTCTGA